A region of Haladaptatus caseinilyticus DNA encodes the following proteins:
- a CDS encoding CoA-acylating methylmalonate-semialdehyde dehydrogenase, which yields MTMEVPIDIDSVQNYIDGEWQAPSGTDGQEIVNPATEETIAHANFSATSDVDAAVQAGYEAFEEWREVPVEERIQPLFRLKQLLEDHQDEIAELLVKEHGKTFQEAKGELRRGIENVEVACGIPSLMQAGHLPNAAPEIDETAVRKPLGVFTAITPFNFPGMIPLWFLPYAVATGNAFILKPSERDPLTAQYLFALVEKAGFPDGILQLVNGGKETVNTLVKHDDIEGVSFVGSTPVAKHVYETAAANGKRVQAQGGAKNHIVVAESANLDFAAEQTIGSAFANTGQRCLANPVAVVVDEVYDDFADRVVETATNMTVANGLADDSEMGPLITSEQQERVEGYIREGIEDGANLLLDGRELETPDTGNFLRPTIFGDADPEMSIAREEIFGPVLALIRADDFEDALGIVNRSRFGNAASLFTERGSDARKFRHTVDAGNLGVNTGTAAPMAFFHFGGWKDSFFGDLHAQGEDMIHFYTDKAIYIERWPDA from the coding sequence ATGACGATGGAAGTTCCGATCGACATCGATTCCGTACAGAATTACATCGATGGAGAATGGCAAGCCCCGAGCGGTACCGACGGTCAAGAGATAGTAAATCCTGCGACGGAAGAGACGATAGCGCACGCGAACTTCAGTGCCACTTCCGATGTCGACGCGGCAGTGCAGGCCGGATATGAAGCGTTCGAGGAGTGGCGGGAGGTCCCGGTCGAAGAACGTATCCAACCCCTGTTTCGTTTGAAGCAATTGCTCGAAGATCATCAAGACGAAATCGCGGAGTTGCTGGTCAAAGAGCACGGAAAAACGTTTCAGGAAGCGAAAGGAGAGCTTCGCCGAGGTATCGAAAACGTGGAAGTCGCCTGCGGAATTCCGTCGCTCATGCAAGCGGGTCACCTTCCAAACGCAGCCCCTGAGATCGACGAAACCGCCGTCCGAAAACCACTCGGGGTGTTTACTGCAATCACGCCGTTCAATTTCCCGGGAATGATTCCGCTCTGGTTCCTTCCCTACGCGGTCGCTACTGGTAACGCGTTTATTCTCAAACCCAGCGAGCGCGACCCGCTAACCGCCCAGTACTTGTTCGCACTCGTCGAAAAAGCGGGATTCCCCGACGGGATATTGCAACTCGTGAACGGGGGCAAGGAGACGGTCAATACGTTGGTGAAACACGACGATATCGAAGGGGTATCTTTCGTCGGAAGTACTCCGGTGGCCAAACACGTCTATGAGACGGCTGCCGCCAATGGAAAACGGGTTCAAGCGCAGGGTGGTGCGAAAAACCACATCGTTGTCGCCGAATCGGCAAACCTCGATTTCGCCGCCGAACAGACCATCGGATCCGCTTTCGCGAACACCGGCCAACGGTGTCTTGCCAACCCGGTCGCTGTAGTCGTCGACGAGGTGTACGACGACTTCGCCGATCGAGTGGTCGAAACCGCAACGAACATGACCGTCGCAAACGGGTTAGCTGACGACTCCGAAATGGGGCCACTCATCACGTCGGAACAGCAAGAGCGGGTCGAAGGATACATTCGAGAAGGCATTGAGGACGGCGCAAACCTCCTCTTGGATGGCCGGGAACTCGAAACACCAGATACCGGGAATTTCCTTCGACCGACGATCTTCGGCGATGCCGACCCGGAGATGAGCATCGCCCGTGAGGAGATCTTCGGACCTGTCCTCGCGCTCATCCGCGCTGACGATTTCGAGGATGCCCTCGGTATCGTGAATCGAAGTCGGTTTGGTAACGCTGCTAGCCTCTTTACCGAACGAGGAAGCGATGCTCGAAAGTTCCGCCATACGGTCGACGCTGGCAATCTCGGTGTGAACACCGGGACGGCCGCTCCGATGGCATTCTTCCACTTCGGCGGCTGGAAGGATTCCTTCTTCGGTGACCTCCACGCCCAGGGTGAAGACATGATCCATTTCTACACCGATAAGGCGATCTACATCGAGCGATGGCCTGACGCATAA
- a CDS encoding sodium:solute symporter family protein yields MADVNPYYLGAFVVYLLIVLAIGLWGYRKTSDVMDFWVMGQSMGPTLATWSLVANFVSAVSVIGFIGAVYGGGYSLMTGTILGLMLGVSGLYFVVGRVRQLNHLTLPDIIADLTGRQAARPIAGAVLLANGWLYLIMQLVGASLLVTTITGVPYEYMVWVIGVVFITYTVLGGLVSVAWTDLLQGTIMVAAVLFALGYMVLDLGGFTAINTEFAAMKSANVAPLGAGTYTVIGVVASVVAFFGTIFTEQNMIVRIAATKDVRTAKIHLAASGVILSVFYSALVVLGGATTVALGNAGLSIDNVDNAFPTLITEYVPTSIGVVIILAVMSAILSTTDTRLHSTGITTARDIYSYFRPNASDESQLRISRIATVLFGITATAAAVNPPDTIIGLYNLRAILLTSAFLIPVYTALYLSGINGLAVLASIVVGTVLGLAATFFGGGFGIPATFVGVGSAALVLLVGYYALPDQGSGPPREYAASDD; encoded by the coding sequence ATGGCTGACGTCAATCCGTACTATCTCGGTGCGTTCGTGGTGTACTTGCTTATCGTTCTCGCGATCGGTCTCTGGGGATACAGGAAGACCTCCGATGTCATGGATTTCTGGGTGATGGGTCAGAGCATGGGACCGACTCTAGCGACTTGGTCGCTTGTTGCCAACTTCGTGAGCGCGGTTAGCGTAATCGGGTTTATCGGAGCCGTTTATGGCGGCGGCTACTCGCTCATGACTGGTACTATTTTAGGATTGATGCTAGGTGTGAGTGGTCTTTACTTTGTCGTCGGCCGTGTTCGACAGTTAAACCACCTGACGTTGCCGGACATCATCGCGGACTTGACCGGGCGACAAGCGGCACGACCGATCGCAGGAGCAGTGTTGCTCGCAAATGGCTGGCTATACCTCATCATGCAACTCGTCGGTGCCAGTCTCCTCGTCACGACTATCACCGGCGTTCCGTACGAGTATATGGTGTGGGTCATCGGCGTCGTTTTCATCACCTACACCGTCCTCGGAGGTCTAGTGAGCGTGGCATGGACGGACCTTCTTCAAGGGACCATCATGGTCGCGGCCGTTCTGTTCGCGCTCGGGTACATGGTGCTCGATCTGGGTGGGTTCACCGCCATCAATACCGAATTCGCCGCCATGAAATCGGCAAACGTCGCCCCTCTCGGGGCAGGAACATACACGGTTATCGGAGTCGTCGCATCCGTCGTCGCGTTTTTCGGCACGATATTTACGGAGCAGAACATGATCGTGCGTATCGCTGCAACGAAAGACGTCCGGACAGCAAAAATCCACCTCGCAGCTTCCGGTGTCATTCTGTCGGTGTTCTACAGCGCTCTCGTAGTCCTCGGTGGTGCGACGACGGTCGCATTAGGGAACGCCGGACTGTCGATCGATAACGTCGATAACGCGTTCCCGACGCTGATAACCGAGTACGTTCCGACCTCGATCGGAGTCGTCATCATCCTCGCCGTTATGAGCGCGATTTTGTCCACGACGGACACACGGCTTCACTCGACGGGAATCACTACTGCACGTGACATCTACAGCTACTTTCGACCGAACGCGTCGGATGAATCACAGCTCCGCATTTCACGGATCGCGACCGTTCTCTTCGGAATAACTGCGACGGCGGCGGCCGTCAATCCCCCAGACACCATCATCGGTCTTTACAACCTCCGTGCGATCCTTCTGACGAGTGCCTTCCTCATCCCGGTTTATACAGCTCTCTACCTTTCGGGTATCAACGGATTGGCTGTACTCGCCTCGATCGTCGTCGGGACCGTCTTGGGTCTCGCCGCAACTTTCTTCGGCGGCGGGTTTGGTATCCCTGCGACGTTCGTCGGCGTGGGGTCGGCCGCATTGGTGTTACTGGTCGGCTATTATGCCCTTCCAGACCAGGGAAGCGGCCCACCGCGGGAGTACGCCGCTTCCGACGATTAG